The Algoriphagus sp. TR-M9 genome has a window encoding:
- a CDS encoding YciI family protein, with protein sequence MKKLFLSLLVLLAAVPFTHAQNDAYEPELAEEVGADQYGMKKYVIAFLHRGDRVSEYSDEQRSEIQAGHLANINRMAEDGQLVMAGPFFGNEELRGLYIFAVESLEEAEELTSSDPAIKAGVLKMDLKEWYGSAALMLMNDLHMKVAREVI encoded by the coding sequence ATGAAAAAGCTCTTCCTTTCCCTACTTGTACTTCTAGCTGCAGTTCCATTTACCCATGCCCAAAATGACGCCTATGAACCAGAATTGGCCGAGGAAGTCGGTGCAGATCAATATGGCATGAAAAAATACGTCATTGCTTTTCTTCACCGAGGTGATCGCGTCAGCGAGTATTCCGATGAGCAGCGCAGCGAAATACAGGCAGGACACCTAGCCAATATCAACAGAATGGCAGAAGATGGTCAGCTCGTGATGGCAGGGCCGTTCTTTGGAAATGAAGAGCTAAGAGGTTTATACATTTTTGCAGTGGAAAGCCTGGAGGAAGCAGAGGAACTTACATCCTCAGATCCAGCCATCAAAGCAGGGGTTTTGAAAATGGACCTGAAAGAGTGGTACGGCTCAGCTGCTTTGATGCTGATGAATGATCTTCATATGAAAGTGGCGAGGGAGGTGATTTAA
- a CDS encoding TIGR00341 family protein — protein sequence MESPEPRKKKNNQLLRFLIYIRDRFDLQEGKEDELDTIEYISKNVEFRGANLWILIFAIFVASVGLNVNSTAVVIGAMLISPLMGPIMGIGMAAGINDFELLKRSLRNLAVAVFIAILTSSIYFTFTPLDDAQSELLARTEPTIWDVLIALFGGLAGIIAGSRKEKSNAIPGVAIATALMPPLCTAGYGLATMNLYYFIGAFYLFFINSVFISLSTYLIVRFMKYPKKEFLDEKKEKRVQTYITVFTILTIVPSVYLAYGIVVRSIWEEQAKTFIQNEFVYPKTQVLNSEFFYSQDPKMIQVNLIGEVLPSSEIDKLREQAKVQGFENTELRINQSGSGQTDMNLLRSDILKDLYERNEKLIEDKDAKIALLEEEVANYGQVRLLGNEIAREAKINHPTLQKFTMNRSMVTDLENNTVDTLLVAYAEFNQKPTPSDTNKLLNWLKLRTKSDTVALILQ from the coding sequence ATGGAAAGCCCTGAACCGCGAAAAAAGAAAAACAATCAATTACTCCGATTTTTGATTTATATCCGAGATAGATTTGACCTGCAGGAAGGCAAGGAAGACGAGCTGGACACGATAGAATACATCAGCAAAAACGTGGAATTCCGGGGAGCAAATCTTTGGATTCTGATCTTTGCCATCTTTGTAGCCTCGGTAGGATTGAATGTAAACTCTACCGCTGTAGTGATCGGAGCCATGCTCATTTCGCCCCTAATGGGTCCCATTATGGGAATAGGAATGGCCGCCGGAATCAACGATTTCGAACTGCTCAAACGCTCCTTAAGAAACCTGGCCGTGGCGGTATTTATAGCCATCCTTACCTCTTCGATTTACTTCACATTTACGCCTCTGGATGATGCCCAATCTGAGCTCCTCGCACGTACCGAACCTACGATATGGGATGTGCTCATTGCGCTCTTTGGAGGACTCGCCGGGATCATCGCCGGCTCCCGAAAAGAGAAGAGCAACGCCATACCCGGAGTAGCGATTGCCACCGCTTTGATGCCGCCACTTTGTACTGCCGGCTATGGATTGGCGACCATGAATCTGTACTACTTCATTGGCGCGTTTTACCTCTTTTTCATCAACTCGGTTTTCATCTCTCTATCCACCTATCTGATCGTACGATTCATGAAATATCCCAAAAAGGAATTTCTGGATGAGAAAAAAGAAAAGCGGGTCCAAACCTATATTACTGTTTTCACCATATTGACCATAGTCCCTAGCGTGTACCTGGCTTACGGGATCGTGGTGCGCTCCATCTGGGAGGAGCAGGCAAAGACCTTTATCCAAAATGAATTTGTGTACCCTAAAACCCAAGTACTCAACTCCGAGTTTTTCTACTCCCAAGACCCAAAAATGATCCAGGTCAATCTTATAGGAGAAGTCTTGCCCTCTTCCGAAATTGACAAACTCAGGGAACAGGCGAAAGTACAGGGCTTTGAAAACACCGAACTCAGAATCAATCAAAGCGGAAGCGGGCAAACAGACATGAACCTCCTGAGATCTGATATCCTAAAAGACCTGTATGAACGCAATGAAAAACTGATTGAAGACAAGGATGCTAAAATCGCCCTCCTGGAAGAAGAAGTGGCTAATTATGGGCAAGTCCGGCTTTTAGGAAATGAAATAGCGCGTGAAGCCAAAATCAACCATCCTACCCTGCAAAAATTCACCATGAACCGCTCCATGGTCACAGATCTGGAAAACAACACGGTAGACACCCTTTTGGTGGCTTATGCTGAATTTAACCAAAAACCTACACCCTCCGATACCAATAAACTCTTAAATTGGCTCAAGCTCCGGACCAAATCAGACACCGTAGCCTTGATCTTACAATAA
- a CDS encoding MlaE family ABC transporter permease yields the protein MTEKADDRKPLLSKKIDKFFAGLADAWNFVRRFFKEVFVPPYEFREVVQQCYRIGVESLPLIALTGFIVGIVFTNQSRPSLSEFGATSWLPSLISIAVVRAMGPLVTALIAAGKVGSSIGAEIGSMKVTEQIDAMEVSATNPFKFLVVTRVLATTFMIPVLVMFTDFVALMGSFLSVNANENVSLTTFFVQVFEAISFLDIISSVLKALLFGFTIGIVGCYKGYNSSKGTEGVGRAANAAVVMAMFLIFIEELLVLQIVNAIRMM from the coding sequence ATGACTGAAAAAGCAGATGATCGAAAGCCCCTGCTTTCAAAAAAAATAGATAAGTTTTTTGCCGGATTGGCGGATGCCTGGAACTTTGTAAGACGGTTCTTCAAAGAGGTGTTTGTGCCTCCTTATGAATTTAGGGAAGTGGTACAGCAGTGCTATAGAATCGGCGTGGAATCCTTGCCATTGATCGCCCTTACAGGTTTCATTGTGGGGATAGTATTTACCAATCAATCCCGTCCTTCATTGTCCGAATTCGGAGCCACGTCCTGGTTGCCCTCTTTAATTTCCATTGCGGTAGTTAGAGCCATGGGACCCTTGGTGACGGCATTGATTGCGGCAGGTAAGGTAGGTTCCAGTATAGGTGCGGAGATCGGGTCTATGAAGGTGACCGAGCAGATCGATGCGATGGAGGTTTCTGCGACTAACCCCTTTAAGTTTCTAGTCGTGACCCGGGTGTTAGCCACCACCTTTATGATCCCTGTGCTGGTGATGTTCACGGATTTTGTGGCTTTGATGGGTTCATTTTTAAGTGTCAATGCCAATGAGAACGTGAGTTTGACCACCTTCTTTGTGCAGGTATTTGAAGCAATCAGCTTTTTGGATATCATCAGTTCGGTATTGAAAGCGCTATTGTTTGGCTTTACTATTGGAATAGTAGGTTGTTATAAGGGCTATAATTCTTCCAAAGGAACCGAAGGAGTGGGGCGTGCGGCCAATGCTGCTGTGGTGATGGCGATGTTCCTGATATTTATTGAAGAGCTGCTGGTTCTTCAGATTGTCAACGCAATTCGAATGATGTAA
- a CDS encoding ABC transporter ATP-binding protein, translating into MEEKVVEIRGLMKSFGDLDVLKGVDLDLYKGENLVVLGKSGSGKSVLIKIMVGLLKQDEGKLEVLGKDVANLGVRELNELRLKIGFSFQNSALYDSMTVKENMEFPLVRNIKNLTRKEKDKKIEGLLDSVGLPQSINQMPSELSGGQKKRIGVARTLILEPEIMLYDEPTAGLDPITCMDINNLIVQVREEYNTSSIVITHDLTCAKVTGDRMAVLLDGQFDAVGTFEEVFPNAEDKRIKSFYDYNFINS; encoded by the coding sequence ATGGAAGAGAAAGTAGTTGAAATAAGAGGTTTGATGAAGTCCTTTGGGGATCTGGATGTGCTCAAGGGAGTGGATCTTGATTTGTACAAGGGGGAAAACCTGGTGGTTTTGGGGAAATCTGGCTCAGGAAAGTCGGTCTTGATCAAAATTATGGTAGGACTTCTCAAGCAAGATGAAGGTAAGCTGGAGGTTTTGGGCAAGGATGTGGCCAATCTAGGGGTGAGAGAATTGAATGAACTGAGGCTGAAAATCGGTTTTTCTTTTCAGAACTCAGCCCTTTACGATAGTATGACTGTGAAGGAAAACATGGAGTTTCCTTTGGTTCGAAATATCAAAAATCTCACTAGAAAGGAAAAAGACAAGAAGATAGAAGGACTTTTGGATAGCGTGGGCCTTCCTCAGTCCATCAATCAAATGCCTTCGGAGCTTTCTGGTGGGCAAAAGAAAAGGATAGGTGTAGCGCGAACTTTGATCCTGGAGCCAGAAATCATGCTCTATGATGAGCCTACAGCCGGGCTGGATCCGATCACTTGTATGGATATCAATAACCTCATCGTGCAGGTTAGAGAAGAATATAATACCTCTTCTATAGTTATCACGCACGATTTGACCTGTGCCAAAGTGACTGGAGACCGAATGGCCGTATTATTGGACGGACAATTCGATGCGGTGGGGACTTTTGAGGAAGTATTCCCAAATGCAGAAGACAAACGTATAAAATCATTTTACGATTATAATTTTATCAACTCATGA
- a CDS encoding MlaD family protein, with amino-acid sequence MRGENKRSVIVGIFVFIGIAILVTGILTLGGQQKKFVKAIQLKAVFDDIGGLQAGNNIWFSGVKIGTVSKINFYGDAQVEIVMNVEEEVVEFIRKDSKATLSSDGLIGNKIIVIYGGTTMAPPVEDGDRLESVMPLDTDQMMETLQVNNENLVEITGNLKNLTSKLAEGDGMVGAALTDSLIAENFRAIVNNLNQTSENSKRMIAELQSFTAKLNQEGNLFNDLVSDTTMATDLKQTMESFRQAAANSEEMTQKLSEITEKLDDPNNSMGMLLNDPEFAQTLKSTLENTDSATYNLNRGMEALEYTWPFNKGFKRKQKAEAKENN; translated from the coding sequence ATGAGAGGCGAAAATAAAAGATCAGTCATAGTGGGGATTTTTGTCTTTATAGGCATAGCAATTCTTGTGACCGGAATTCTGACCCTGGGTGGTCAGCAGAAAAAATTTGTGAAAGCTATTCAGCTTAAAGCCGTATTTGATGATATAGGCGGCTTGCAAGCCGGAAATAACATTTGGTTTTCCGGTGTGAAAATCGGTACGGTAAGCAAGATCAATTTCTACGGCGATGCGCAGGTCGAAATAGTCATGAACGTAGAAGAGGAAGTGGTGGAGTTTATCCGAAAGGACTCTAAAGCCACGCTAAGCTCAGATGGACTGATCGGTAACAAAATCATAGTCATCTATGGGGGGACCACCATGGCTCCGCCTGTGGAAGATGGGGATAGGCTGGAGTCTGTGATGCCATTGGACACGGATCAGATGATGGAAACCTTGCAGGTGAACAATGAGAATCTGGTAGAAATCACCGGTAACCTAAAAAACCTGACCAGCAAACTAGCTGAAGGTGATGGAATGGTAGGAGCGGCTTTGACGGACTCTTTGATAGCAGAAAACTTCAGAGCAATCGTCAATAACCTCAACCAAACCTCCGAAAACAGCAAACGGATGATTGCAGAACTTCAAAGCTTCACCGCCAAACTGAACCAGGAAGGTAATTTATTCAATGATTTGGTCAGCGATACCACGATGGCCACAGACCTCAAGCAAACCATGGAAAGTTTCAGACAGGCAGCTGCCAACTCTGAAGAAATGACGCAAAAGCTGAGTGAAATTACCGAGAAGTTGGACGATCCAAATAATTCTATGGGCATGCTGCTGAACGATCCTGAGTTTGCGCAAACCTTGAAAAGCACTTTGGAAAACACGGATTCTGCTACTTACAACCTGAATCGAGGAATGGAAGCCTTGGAATATACTTGGCCTTTTAACAAAGGATTCAAAAGAAAACAGAAAGCTGAAGCAAAGGAAAACAACTAA
- a CDS encoding S41 family peptidase, producing MKRAFQFISAIILTLSTGVAALSQSSYTAQEATEDYEFLIKQIQTYNPALEIYNPDFVAKSNQLISATPEEANAFDHFKTISKIAALSNEGHFLLGNWEDEVHLPIVEDRLPYLPFEVWVIDKRLLIRLDLTNEGAFTPGDEIVQINGKPSEEILNELYECYPSDGDIVTYQRAKIESNFAWMYTLYISQDPNLELEIKKSNDSAVRTVQTAALVRTVRLENYRKRYPDRANSNQEESIQDFYELKITNGLATLKLKTFDFRFIEKYELKAPKFYEDIFKKVHESEVSTLLVDLRGNTGGRNEFADEMIPFILQSEGDELLKTTTSWEGKVRKYAFPKKDKFAFGGAIFLLVDGETYSAGASLARYLKEYGKAIVIGEETGTRYEGFVAGSTQLVTLPASGIKIGMPRYHIQYPDSKQQETQNRGLIPDYTVSKNLDDLLGEFDPVLDKALSLIKANKKP from the coding sequence ATGAAGCGAGCGTTTCAATTCATTTCAGCCATCATACTCACGCTCTCCACAGGAGTCGCTGCTCTGTCCCAATCAAGCTATACCGCTCAGGAAGCTACTGAGGATTATGAGTTTCTGATCAAACAGATCCAAACCTACAATCCTGCTCTGGAAATTTACAATCCGGATTTTGTGGCAAAATCAAATCAGCTAATCTCCGCTACTCCAGAAGAAGCTAATGCATTCGACCACTTCAAAACCATCTCGAAAATAGCTGCGCTAAGCAATGAAGGCCATTTTTTACTCGGGAACTGGGAAGATGAGGTGCACCTGCCTATTGTAGAGGATCGATTGCCTTATTTACCATTTGAGGTTTGGGTGATAGACAAACGGCTTTTGATCAGGTTAGACTTGACTAATGAAGGGGCATTTACTCCTGGAGACGAAATAGTACAGATAAATGGCAAGCCCAGCGAGGAGATTTTAAATGAACTCTACGAATGCTACCCTTCTGACGGAGATATAGTCACTTACCAGCGAGCGAAAATAGAGTCCAACTTTGCCTGGATGTACACGCTTTACATCAGTCAGGATCCGAATTTGGAGCTAGAAATCAAAAAATCAAATGACAGCGCAGTGCGTACCGTCCAAACTGCCGCATTGGTTCGTACGGTGAGATTGGAAAACTACCGGAAAAGATATCCAGATAGAGCTAATAGCAATCAGGAGGAGTCCATACAAGACTTTTACGAACTGAAAATAACTAATGGGCTTGCGACTTTGAAGTTGAAGACTTTTGACTTTAGGTTCATAGAAAAATATGAGCTTAAAGCCCCTAAGTTTTATGAGGATATTTTTAAAAAAGTACATGAAAGCGAGGTCTCAACACTTCTGGTGGACCTGAGGGGAAATACAGGAGGCAGGAATGAGTTTGCTGATGAAATGATCCCTTTTATCCTACAGTCAGAAGGCGATGAGCTGCTGAAAACCACCACTTCTTGGGAGGGAAAAGTGAGAAAATATGCTTTCCCAAAGAAAGACAAGTTTGCTTTCGGTGGCGCAATTTTTCTGCTAGTAGATGGAGAGACATATTCTGCCGGAGCATCCTTGGCCAGATATCTCAAAGAATATGGCAAGGCAATAGTAATCGGCGAGGAGACTGGCACTAGGTATGAGGGTTTTGTGGCTGGCTCCACCCAGTTAGTTACACTGCCTGCAAGTGGTATTAAGATCGGAATGCCCCGCTACCATATCCAATACCCTGATTCTAAGCAGCAAGAAACACAAAATAGAGGATTGATCCCGGACTATACCGTATCCAAAAATTTGGATGACTTGCTGGGTGAGTTTGATCCTGTATTGGACAAGGCGCTGTCCCTGATCAAAGCAAATAAAAAGCCCTGA
- a CDS encoding endonuclease/exonuclease/phosphatase family protein produces MGELLLRTFSAFFIFATFFPLVKWDYWWVRVFDYPRLQKMVIILILAGLWLLFLEQAQGYEPQLWMGALLFCAIYLAGKVLPFTILGKKMIETVPFDQSRGIHLLVGNVYQYNENYQKAVNLVDGTKPDVVFLVETDKAWENGMSSIEKHYPYCIKIPLDNTYGLLFYSKLEILKQEIHYLIDEEIPSLELDMKLRNGEIITLYAIHPTPPVPGENTESTERDAEILIVGKKSKQNQKPTLVIGDLNDVAWSYTTELFLKISEMADPRRGRGLFNTFHAKVPLFRWPLDHIFLSKHFGLAGLKVEKGIGSDHFPISMKAVLTVQDNTETMQANGEEKEEANEKITNGKEKQD; encoded by the coding sequence ATGGGAGAATTACTCTTAAGGACTTTTAGTGCGTTTTTTATCTTCGCCACTTTTTTTCCTTTGGTCAAATGGGACTACTGGTGGGTTCGGGTTTTTGACTACCCAAGGCTACAGAAAATGGTAATCATTTTGATTTTAGCTGGGCTATGGCTGTTGTTTTTAGAGCAAGCTCAGGGATACGAACCACAGCTCTGGATGGGAGCCTTGCTATTTTGCGCGATTTATCTTGCAGGTAAAGTCCTGCCTTTCACCATCTTGGGTAAAAAAATGATCGAAACCGTTCCATTTGACCAAAGCCGGGGTATTCATCTGTTGGTTGGTAATGTGTACCAATACAATGAAAACTATCAAAAGGCTGTAAACTTGGTAGATGGAACGAAGCCTGATGTAGTTTTCCTGGTAGAAACAGACAAAGCCTGGGAAAATGGCATGTCCAGCATTGAAAAGCACTATCCTTATTGCATCAAAATCCCACTGGATAATACGTATGGATTACTTTTTTACTCCAAACTGGAAATCCTTAAACAGGAAATTCATTACCTCATAGATGAGGAAATCCCCTCGCTGGAGTTAGATATGAAGCTTCGAAATGGGGAAATAATTACCCTATATGCGATCCACCCCACTCCTCCTGTACCTGGGGAAAATACGGAGAGTACTGAAAGAGATGCTGAAATTCTGATCGTCGGTAAAAAATCCAAGCAAAACCAAAAACCTACCCTGGTCATAGGAGATCTCAATGACGTCGCCTGGAGTTATACTACGGAGTTGTTTCTCAAAATTTCGGAAATGGCTGACCCACGACGTGGACGAGGGCTTTTCAATACTTTTCATGCCAAGGTGCCTTTATTCAGATGGCCACTGGACCATATCTTTCTCAGTAAACACTTTGGCCTGGCCGGGCTAAAAGTAGAAAAAGGAATTGGCTCGGACCACTTTCCTATTTCTATGAAAGCTGTTTTGACAGTGCAGGATAATACCGAAACCATGCAGGCAAACGGTGAAGAAAAAGAAGAAGCTAACGAGAAAATAACCAACGGAAAGGAAAAACAGGATTAA
- the acnA gene encoding aconitate hydratase AcnA — MSQDPFQIKSTLKTAAGDHTYWSLEKLQANGHSVKHLPFSIRILLENALRNFDDFAITKEHLETLMNWSPKPSDKDIPYKPARVLMQDFTGVPAVVDIASLRSEAHRKGKNANEINPLIPVDLVIDHSVQVDYFGTNYSYQKNVEVEYERNSERYKFLKWAQKTFNNFSVVPPGMGICHQVNLEYLAQGVIKRDGMVFPDTLVGTDSHTPMVNGIGVVGWGVGGIEAEAAILGQPIYFIMPEVVGLKLTGELPAGTTATDMVLTITELLRKHGVVGKFVEVYGPGLDHLSVPDRATISNMSPEFGCTVTYFPIDDRTLDYMGKTNRSEEQIKLVEDYCKANMLWRKDEDLIQYSSVVELDLGTVESTVSGPKRPQDKILVRNFKPKFEELLQSVHGREYIPIDKREQVARFVEEGGGQTEDQSHEKAPAETEIKTQVKNGLKTVSVKLHNEKFELYDGSIVIAAITSCTNTSNPSVMLGAGLVARKARELGLDVKPWVKTSLAPGSKVVTDYLEKSELLEDLEALKFHTVGYGCTSCIGNSGPLPRHIAQAVEDNDLVVASVLSGNRNFEARVHPQVKMNYLMSPMLVVVYAIAGRVDVDLYNEPIGYDPNLEPVYMKDIWPTNEEIAEVARKVLTPGDYQKNYGEIFEGNEIWRELQSGEGEIYPWDEKSTYIKEAPFFKGISVDVPEPKDIQNARVLLKLGDSITTDHISPAGSFRPDTPAGKYLNGRGVERPDFNSYGSRRGNDEVMVRGTFANVRIKNQLSTQEGGYTTYIPTNEEMSVFEASEKYQAANVPLVVLAGKEYGSGSSRDWAAKGTNLLGIKAVIAESYERIHRSNLVGMGVLPLQFMPGENADSLGLTGKEEFSISGIESGLTPSQKFDVLVKSETGEKKIQVVSRLDSAVEIAYYKHGGILNYVLRDFLKD, encoded by the coding sequence ATGAGTCAAGACCCTTTCCAAATCAAATCTACCTTAAAAACTGCAGCAGGAGATCATACTTATTGGAGTTTGGAAAAACTTCAAGCAAATGGTCATTCAGTTAAGCATTTGCCCTTTTCTATCAGAATCTTATTGGAAAATGCCTTAAGGAATTTCGATGACTTCGCCATTACCAAGGAGCATCTGGAGACTTTAATGAACTGGTCACCCAAGCCCTCAGACAAAGACATTCCCTATAAACCTGCCCGGGTATTGATGCAGGATTTCACCGGGGTGCCAGCCGTGGTTGACATCGCTTCCCTGAGATCGGAAGCCCACAGAAAAGGTAAAAATGCAAATGAAATCAATCCGCTGATCCCAGTAGACCTCGTGATCGATCACTCTGTTCAGGTGGATTATTTTGGGACCAATTATTCCTACCAAAAAAATGTAGAGGTAGAATATGAGCGGAATTCAGAGCGCTATAAGTTCTTGAAATGGGCACAAAAAACCTTTAATAATTTTTCTGTGGTACCTCCGGGAATGGGGATTTGCCATCAGGTCAATCTAGAGTATTTGGCTCAGGGAGTGATCAAGCGCGACGGAATGGTATTTCCGGACACCCTAGTCGGGACTGATTCGCATACCCCAATGGTCAATGGTATTGGCGTAGTGGGATGGGGAGTAGGAGGCATAGAAGCAGAGGCAGCCATTCTCGGTCAGCCGATTTACTTTATCATGCCAGAGGTGGTTGGTTTGAAGCTGACCGGAGAATTACCGGCAGGTACCACTGCTACGGATATGGTGTTGACCATTACCGAATTGCTGAGAAAGCATGGTGTAGTGGGTAAATTTGTAGAAGTCTATGGCCCGGGCTTGGATCACCTTTCAGTGCCGGATCGTGCCACCATATCAAACATGTCTCCGGAGTTTGGGTGTACAGTCACCTATTTCCCCATTGATGACCGCACTTTGGATTATATGGGCAAAACCAATAGATCTGAAGAACAGATTAAGCTGGTGGAGGATTACTGCAAGGCGAATATGCTTTGGAGAAAGGACGAAGACCTGATCCAGTACAGCTCTGTAGTAGAACTTGATTTGGGTACGGTGGAATCTACTGTTTCTGGACCAAAACGTCCGCAGGATAAGATATTGGTGAGAAACTTCAAGCCGAAATTTGAAGAATTACTTCAGTCCGTGCATGGCCGGGAATACATCCCCATAGATAAAAGAGAGCAAGTAGCCCGTTTTGTAGAAGAAGGGGGAGGGCAAACTGAAGATCAATCCCATGAAAAAGCTCCTGCAGAAACCGAAATCAAAACTCAGGTCAAAAATGGTTTGAAGACGGTTTCAGTGAAGCTTCATAACGAAAAATTTGAATTATATGACGGGTCTATAGTTATCGCTGCGATTACTTCCTGTACCAATACATCCAATCCTTCGGTGATGCTGGGAGCAGGTTTGGTAGCGAGGAAAGCCAGAGAACTCGGACTGGACGTGAAGCCTTGGGTAAAAACATCTCTTGCACCTGGATCAAAAGTAGTGACGGATTACTTGGAAAAATCCGAGCTTTTGGAAGACCTGGAGGCTTTGAAATTCCATACCGTAGGCTATGGGTGTACTTCCTGTATAGGCAATTCGGGGCCACTTCCTAGGCATATTGCGCAGGCTGTGGAGGACAATGACCTGGTGGTCGCTTCAGTGCTGTCCGGAAACAGGAACTTTGAGGCCAGAGTACATCCTCAGGTGAAGATGAACTACCTGATGTCACCTATGCTGGTGGTGGTGTATGCCATTGCAGGGCGTGTAGATGTGGATTTATACAACGAGCCGATTGGTTATGATCCGAACCTGGAGCCGGTTTATATGAAGGATATTTGGCCTACCAATGAAGAAATAGCAGAAGTAGCTCGTAAAGTTTTGACTCCTGGAGATTATCAGAAAAACTACGGGGAAATTTTCGAAGGAAATGAAATTTGGAGAGAACTGCAATCCGGTGAAGGTGAGATTTACCCTTGGGATGAAAAAAGCACCTACATCAAGGAAGCGCCTTTTTTCAAAGGAATTTCTGTAGATGTGCCTGAGCCAAAAGATATACAGAATGCCAGGGTGCTTTTGAAATTGGGGGATTCCATCACCACAGACCATATTTCACCTGCGGGTTCTTTCAGACCTGATACCCCTGCTGGAAAATACCTCAATGGAAGAGGGGTGGAGCGACCTGATTTCAACTCCTATGGTTCCCGGAGAGGTAATGACGAAGTGATGGTGCGAGGCACCTTTGCCAATGTACGGATCAAAAACCAGCTGAGTACTCAGGAAGGGGGATACACCACCTACATTCCTACCAATGAAGAAATGTCTGTTTTTGAGGCTTCGGAAAAATATCAGGCAGCAAATGTTCCTTTGGTAGTGTTGGCCGGCAAGGAATACGGTTCTGGATCCTCTAGAGACTGGGCAGCAAAAGGTACCAACCTGCTAGGAATTAAAGCAGTGATCGCTGAAAGTTACGAACGGATTCACCGTAGCAATCTGGTAGGAATGGGAGTGCTGCCACTTCAATTTATGCCAGGGGAAAATGCAGATAGTCTAGGCCTAACCGGTAAAGAGGAGTTCAGTATTTCAGGAATTGAATCTGGTTTAACTCCCTCGCAGAAGTTTGATGTGCTGGTTAAGTCTGAGACGGGAGAGAAGAAAATTCAGGTCGTATCCCGTTTGGATTCAGCTGTAGAAATTGCTTATTACAAGCATGGAGGGATATTGAATTATGTGTTGCGGGACTTCCTGAAGGATTAA
- a CDS encoding energy transducer TonB, whose amino-acid sequence MRSTLYFLLFLISFTGQTLAQERNITFLNQHMFPTSDNSAYAYKSVCVESADGNSITRVFTLSNQLEKIIKVSFNEEGQFEEELTETYNAQGELISKKVKNLANGRYLIQYFDNGEFIGESVLTADRKYETSLPGVDKPILSDHDPLAASPHVNQEEWTKHLVNNLRYPSQSRRLGEEGTVVLALLISTDGELHTLEVANPAGLSKHLSEEAIRVTRAYQGKYFAGKDPEGNLVESWLYIPIRFKLS is encoded by the coding sequence ATGCGATCAACGCTCTATTTCCTTCTTTTTCTAATCTCTTTTACCGGCCAGACTTTAGCGCAGGAGCGCAATATTACCTTTCTAAACCAACACATGTTTCCTACCAGTGACAATTCGGCTTATGCTTATAAATCTGTGTGTGTGGAATCAGCAGATGGCAACTCCATTACACGTGTATTTACGCTAAGTAATCAGCTTGAGAAAATCATCAAAGTATCCTTCAACGAAGAAGGGCAGTTTGAAGAAGAATTAACCGAAACCTACAACGCACAAGGGGAGTTAATCTCCAAAAAGGTGAAGAACCTAGCAAATGGAAGGTATCTTATCCAGTATTTCGATAACGGTGAATTCATAGGTGAAAGCGTTTTGACTGCGGATAGAAAATACGAAACATCGCTACCTGGAGTAGACAAACCCATACTTTCGGACCATGATCCGTTGGCAGCTTCCCCGCATGTAAATCAGGAGGAGTGGACTAAGCACTTGGTAAATAATCTGCGATATCCCAGCCAATCACGTAGATTGGGAGAAGAAGGAACAGTGGTTCTCGCGCTTTTAATCTCTACTGATGGTGAGCTGCATACCCTAGAGGTGGCCAACCCTGCAGGGCTGAGTAAGCATTTATCCGAAGAAGCCATTAGAGTAACTAGAGCTTATCAGGGCAAGTATTTTGCAGGAAAGGATCCAGAGGGAAATTTGGTGGAATCCTGGCTCTACATCCCAATCAGATTTAAATTGAGTTGA